The following proteins are co-located in the Colletotrichum lupini chromosome 4, complete sequence genome:
- a CDS encoding beta-glucuronidase produces the protein MLKPQANSTRDIVSLDGIWNFAIASSPDIEADAPWSKLIPPKLQVPVPASYNDIFADEKIRSHVGWVYYQRQVTVPRGWSPENQRYFLRFDAATHRGRVYVNDKLVADHVGGYTPFEADITSIIKPGERFRLTVTVSNELSWETIPPGKIQTLANGKRKQNYQHDFFNYSGLARSVYLCSKPAVSIIDITVVTDIFESRAGKVQYKVETSQPVEDDKVKISVLDEEGLTVAQANGTKDELTINSAHLWQPGAAYLYQLRVEILSDSDKDEVLDTYELPFGIRTISVKGNQFLINGKPFYFTGFGKHEDSPIRGKGFDPAYMIHDFHLMRWMGANSFRTAHYPYAEEVLDYADRHGIVVINETPAVGINLGIIAGVFGLKAPPTFAPDACNEKTQAAHDQAIRELVARDKNHPSVVMWTVTNEPASAEPGAREYLEPLVSLTRELDPTRLVCFANMGFATFEKDLVTDLFDVICLNRYYGWYSQTGDLEEAEQVLEKDLLGWQAKYGKLMIMTEYGAEAVAGLHAVCDVPWSEEYQGKFLEMFHRVFDRVETVVGEHVWNFADFQTTSRAAEAPRILSQAQDYKNSSTQVHERAVIDWFYISTLALFQLQNSTVNMARLPYPDVNGTPLNISKLLAHSPATVNHWSKIAGAHFKDLELSSKNRELVILLSTAKFRSTYEWTHHSTVSAKEGVTDAQREVIAQAGRQKGYFSSQGKLESLAELFTSKEKALLLFIEAVIDGPEVADELWTKAKTEFSDREVVEMITLQGFYYTFSRLTTVLNVELEPFAKPSKL, from the exons ATGCTCAAACCACAGGCCAATTCAACCAGAGATATCGTTTCTTTGGACGGCATCTGGAACTTTGCAATTGCATCATCACCCGACATTGAAGCAGACGCACCATGGTCTAAGCTCATCCCGCCAAAGCTTCAAGTACCCGTACCCGCCAGCTACAACGACATCTTTGCAGATGAAAAGATTCGCAGTCACGTTGGATGGGTGTACTATCAGCGTCAAGTCACAGTACCTCGCGGCTGGTCGCCTGAGAATCAGAGATATTTCTTGCGATTTGACGCAGCAACCCATCGCGGCCGTGTCTACGTAAATGACAAGCTAGTCGCCGACCATGTTGGCGGATACACCCCTTTCGAGGCAGACATCACTAGCATCATCAAACCCGGCGAGAGATTCCGCTTGACTGTGACCGTGAGTAACGAGCTGAGCTGGGAGACGATTCCTCCCGGCAAAATCCAGACCCTCGCCAACGGCAAGCGGAAGCAGAACTATCAGCATGATTTCTTCAACTATTCCGGGCTAGCACGGTCGGTGTATTTGTGTTCGAAGCCGGCGGTATCCATCATCGACATCACCGTCGTAACGGACATCTTTGAGTCGAGAGCAGGCAAAGTTCAATACAAGGTTGAAACTTCGCAGCCGGTGGAGGATGACAAGGTCAAGATCTCTGTTCTTGACGAGGAGGGGTTGACTGTGGCTCAAGCAAATGGGACAAAAGATGAGCTGACGATCAACTCGGCGCATCTGTGGCAACCCGGCGCGGCGTATCTGTACCAACTCCGTGTGGAGATCCTATCAGACTCCGACAAAGATGAGGTTCTCGATACCTATGAACTTCCCTTCGGCATCCGCACAATCTCGGTCAAGGGAAATCAGTTCCTCATCAACGGCAAGCCCTTTTACTTCACCGGCTTCGGCAAGCATGAAGACTCACCAATCCGCGGCAAGGGCTTCGATCCGGCCTACATGATTCACGATTTCCATCTCATGCGCTGGATGGGAGCCAACTCGTTCCGGACAGCTCACTACCCCTACGCCGAAGAGGTCCTTGACTACGCCGACCGACACGGAATCGTCGTCATCAACGAGACTCCGGCGGTGGGTATCAACCTCGGCATCATTGCTGGCGTCTTTGGACTCAAGGCGCCTCCTACTTTTGCCCCCGATGCGTGCAACGAGAAGACGCAGGCGGCGCATGACCAGGCTATCAGAGAGCTTGTGGCGCGAGACAAGAACCATCCGTCGGTGGTGATGTGGACAGTTACCAACGAGCCTGCGTCGGCGGAGCCCGGTGCAAGGGAGTATCTCGAGCCGCTAGTCTCGTTGACGCGCGAGCTGGACCCGACGAGACTGGTCTGCTTCGCGAACATGGGATTCGCTACGTTCGAGAAGGACCTCGTGACAGACTTGTTCGACGTCATCTGCCTGAACCGCTACTACGGATGGTACTCTCAGACAGGCGATCTAGAAGAGGCGGAGCAGGTATTGGAGAAGGACCTGCTTGGATGGCAGGCCAAGTATGGTAAGCTCATGATCATGACAGAGTACGGCGCCGAAGCTGTGGCGGGGCTACACGCCGTATGTGACGTCCCCTGGAGCGAGGAGTACCAAGGCAAGTTTCTCGAAATGTTCCACCGAGTATTTGATCGTGTTGAGACCGTTGTTGGAGAGCACGTTTGGAACTTTGCGGATTTCCAGACGACATCGA GGGCAGCCGAGGCACCCCGCATCTTATCTCAAGCCCAAGACTACAAGAACAGTTCAACTCAAGTTCATGAGAGGGCTGTAATTGACTGGTTTTACATTTCAACGCTGGCATTATTCCAATTGCAAAACTCTACCGTGAACATGGCACGCCTTCCGTACCCCGATGTCAACGGAACTCCCCTCAACATCTCCAAGCTTCTCGCACATAGCCCAGCCACTGTCAACCATTGGTCAAAAATCGCAGGCGCTCACTTCAAAGATCTCGAGTTATCCTCCAAGAACCGGGAGTTAGTCATTCTTCTCAGCACAGCAAAGTTCCGGTCCACCTACGAGTGGACGCATCACAGCACAGTCTCCGCCAAGGAGGGTGTCACTGACGCCCAGCGCGAAGTGATTGCCCAGGCTGGAAGACAGAAGGGATACTTCTCTTCTCAAGGGAAACTAGAATCTCTTGCAGAATTGTTCACGTCAAAGGAAAAAGCCCTCCTATTGTTTATCGAGGCCGTTATTGACGGGCCAGAGGTTGCGGATGAGCTATGGACGAAAGCCAAGACTGAGTTTTCTGACCGAGAAGTCGTGGAAATGATTACTCTGCAG GGTTTCTACTACACCTTTTCACGCCTCACAACCGTCTTGAATGTAGAATTGGAGCCCTTCGCCAAGCCATCTAAGCTTTGA
- a CDS encoding methyltransferase, with amino-acid sequence MELEDRESAGTDYVLAMLGALLLAAWFLPLDASDHLGQGLKYTTGISGAPPSHGRLKGQDSLESQVFGIGIARWTDHKRYGDDAVGTRTFSPEKAESRTRWNGPNTGPGPEWGLPNDGEFLSAPPKGQNTTLTHSPGRISRDSSVRRAANEGHSSNKAFALELDPGAPTMERYISKPGATATPAPQATIWPYTTPMGAIPEQAPQDGHPAQSPEQAPDIIEAGGDASDDEFQPSEWDASSSDAFGQRLISLDNQSYHSFRDGRNPIPNDDIERKNREETKHAIVMELTDGKLFHASRGDSPSKIIDSGTGTGIWAMEVGDHNPSAEVTGVDLSPIQPSWVPSDVRFFVDDVEDDWLVSALLPGEMRSLNWRVLSLTMSDIPLSGNDFDLIHMRNLASFAGAYVETQDFGANVKSDDGTMPENWPLLEFWSEIRDAMHKMKIDIQVAPRIGAVMKDAGFVNVQVKSYKVPVGRWPLDKIKRLVGHYMRSVTEDHLGAAASKPLAALRMERTEIEVFLASVRNAIKDPNVHAKLASTLRVILNLDSHGEWVNTGSLALEEHEITNTHTVDRIHHPCSQQSEKVLDHLRGASATLVSELSTGLMQPKKLPM; translated from the exons ATGGAGTTGGAGGATCGTGAATCGGCAGGTACCGACTATGTCTTGGCGATGCTGGGCGCGCTCCTTCTGGCAGCCTGGTTTCTTCCATTGGATGCCTCGGATCATCTTGGCCAAGGTCTGAAATACACGACAGGCATATCGGGAGCACCT CCAAGCCACGGCAGGCTGAAGGGGCAGGACTCGCTTGAAAGCCAGGTCTTTGGCATTGGTATTGCGCGTTGGACTGACCACA AGCGTTACGGTGATGATGCTGTGGGCACGCGGACTTTCTCGCCGGAGAAGGCCGAGAGCCGGACGCGATGGAATGGCCCCAACACCGGGCCGGGGCCGGAGTGGGGTTTACCAA ATGACGGCGAGTTTCTCTCGGCTCCTCCAAAGGGTCAAAACACTACGCTCACGCATTCGCCCGGGCGAATCTCCAGGGACTCTTCAGTGAGAAGAGCTGCCAATGAGGGCCATTCCAGCAATAAGGCATTTGCCCTCGAACTAGATCCAGGCGCACCAACCATGGAGCGGTATATCTCCAAGCCTGGAGCTACTGCAACGCCCGCTCCTCAAGCCACCATTTGGCCCTA TACCACTCCAATGGGCGCCATTCCCGAACAAGCGCCGCAAGACGGGCATCCGGCGCAATCTCCAGAGCAAGCACCAGATATTATTGAAGCTGGTGGCGATGCGAGCGACGATGAGTTCCAGCCTAGCGAGTGGGATGCTTCCTCATCGG ATGCATTTGGTCAAAGGCTTATCAGCTTGGACAATCAAAGCTATCACTCATTTCGGGATGGAAGAAATCCAATTCCAAACGATGATATTGAAAGAAAAAACCGCGAAGAAACGAAGCATGCGATAGTCATGGAGCTCACTGATGGCAAGCTGTTCCATGCTTCTAGAGGCGACTCGCCCAGCAAGATTATTGATTCCGGCACGGGCACCG GCATATGGGCAATGGAAG TTGGGGATCACAACCCTTCCGCCGAGGTTACTGGCGTAGACTTATCGCCGATTCAGCCAAGCTG GGTGCCTTCCGACGTTCGCTTCTTCGTCGATGATGTTGAAGATGACTGGCTGGTAAGTGCTCTACTGCCTGGCGAAATGAGATCTCTGAACTGGAGGGTGTTGTCGCTGACAATGAGCGATATTCCTTTGTCTGGAAATGATTTCGATCTCATACATATGCGAAACTTGGCGTCTTTT GCTGGAGCTTACGTCGAAACCCAAGACTTCGGCGCCAATGTGAAGAGCGATGACGGAACCATGCCCGAAAACTGGCCCTTGTTGGAATTCTGGTCCGAAATCCGCGACGCCATGCACAAAATGAAGATTGACATCCAAGTCGCTCCGCGCATCGGTGCGGTTATGAAAGACGCCGGCTTCGTCAACGTTCAAGTGAAATCATACAAAGTGCCGGTTGGAAGATGGCCTCTCGACAAGATCAAGCGTCTGGTTGGACATTACATGCGCTCTGTGACGGAGGACCATTTGGGCGCCGCTGCGAGCAAACCTTTGGCGGCTCTGAGAATGGAACGGACGGAGATCGAGGTATTTCTCGCGTCAGTTCGGAATGCGATCAAGGATCCGAATGTGCATGC GAAGCTCGCTTCTACACTGAGGGTTATCTTGAATCTAGATTCCCATGGAGAATGGGTCAACACTGGTTCCCTAGCATTGGAAGAACATGAAATTACAAATACCCACACCGTCGATCGAATTCATCATCCGTGTTCACAGCAATCCGAAAAGGTTCTAGACCACCTGCGAGGCGCCTCGGCCACATTGGTCAGTGAGCTATCGACAGGTCTCATGCAACCCAAAAAGCTGCCCATGTAG
- a CDS encoding sugar porter family MFS transporter: MSTTLDSKSDPAKVEAYGDIDHVADLDEKALPASYKADAIEAEQAEHNMGVLEAVKAYPMASLWAFIMSTTIIMESYCVFLMGAFVAMDEFKDTYGVDTSEGKAIEASWQSALQMGGPLGAIIGVCIAGPITSRIGYRWATISGLMLLNAFIFVFYFANSLAVMFVSQLLEGIPWGIFIANAPAYCSEIVPMRLRAPATQMLQMFWAIGAIIVGGVCYVYESKRDPSAYRVPIALQWMFPTPLAILLFLAPESPWWLVRKGRLEEAAVSVRRLGRSSAVANVEESVAMMRRTIELEKDVKDPSYIELFKGTDRYRTLIVCGVYAAQNLTGNLIANQAVYFFRQAGIGSQLAFALGLITSALQTVFVMLSWVLTTYLGRRTIYVWGSLINVVFLIALGIAGSVGKSTAASLAMASLGLIVSVGFTLGPAPASWVIIAETSSIRLRPLTTGIGRAAYYVVNIPCIFLATYMLNPTGVNLGGKCGYVWGATGFVCFVLAFFFVPEMKGRSFREIDIMFKRKIPARQWKKTVIDINDDE; this comes from the exons ATGAGCACCACACTCGACTCCAAGTCCGACCCGGCAAAGGTCGAGGCCTACGGCGACATTGACCATGTCGCCGACCTCGACGAGAAGGCGTTGCCCGCCTCCTACAAGGCCGATGCCATCGAGGCTGAGCAGGCCGAGCACAACATGGGAGTCTTGGAGGCCGTCAAGGCCTACCCCATGGCCTCCCTCTGGGCTTTCATCATGTCTACCACAATT ATTATGGAGTCCTACTGCGTCTTCCTGATGGGTGCTTTCGTCGCCATGGACGAGTTCAAGGATACATATGGTGTCGACACGAGCGAGGGCAAGGCGATCGAGGCGTCATGGCAATCCGCCCTTCAGATGGGTGGTCCTCTTGGCGCCATCATCGGTGTCTGCATCGCCGGTCCCATCACCAGTCGCATCGGATACCGCTGGGCTACCATCTCTGGCCTCATGCTCCTCAACGCCTTCATCTTCGTCTTCTACTTCGCCAACTCGCTCGCCGTCATGTTCGTCAGCCAACTTCTCGAGGGTATTCCCTGGGGTATCTTCATCGCCAACGCCCCCGCATACTGCTCTGAGATCGTGCCCATGCGCCTGAGAGCTCCCGCCACACAGATGCTTCAGATGTTCTGGGCTATTGGTGCCATCATCGTCGGTGGTGTCTGCTATGTCTACGAGAGCAAGAGAGACCCCAGCGCGTACAGAGTCCCGATTGCCCTCCAGTGGATGTTCCCCACGCCCCTTGCCATCCTTCTGTTCCTCGCTCCCGAGTCTCCTTGGTGGTTGGTTCGTAAGGGACGTCTCGAGGAGGCTGCTGTCTCGGTCCGTCGTCTTGGTCGTTCATCTGCCGTTGCCAACGTTGAGGAGTCCGTCGCCATGATGCGTCGTACCATTGAGCTTGAGAAGGACGTCAAGGATCCCAGCTACATTGAGCTTTTCAAGGGCACCGATAGATACCGCACCCTTATTGTCTGTGGTGTCTACGCCGCCCAGAACCTTACTGGTAACCTCATCGCCAACCAGGCTGTTTACTTCTTCAGAC AGGCCGGTATTGGCTCCCAGCTTGCCTTCGCCCTCGGTCTCATCACCTCCGCTCTCCAGACCGTCTTCGTCATGCTTTCCTGGGTTCTCACAACCTACCTCGGCCGCCGCACCATCTACGTCTGGGGTTCGCTCATCAACGTTGTCTTCCTCATTGCCCTCGGTATTGCTGGCTCCGTCGGCAAGTCCACTGCCGCCTCCTTGGCGATGGCCTCTTTGGGTCTTATTGTCTCCGTCGGTTTCACTCTTGGACCCGCCCCCGCCTCGTGGGTCATCATCGCCGAGACATCCTCCATTCGCCTTCGTCCTTTGACCACTGGAATCGGCCGTGCCGCTTACTACGTCGTCAACATTCCCTGCATCTTCCTCGCCACCTACATGCTTAACCCCACC GGTGTCAACTTGGGCGGCAAGTGCGGTTACGTCTGGGGCGCCACTGGTTTCGTCTGCTTCGTCCTCGCTTTCTTCTTCGTGCCTGAGATGAAGGGCCGTTCCTTCCGCGAGATCGACATTATGTTCAAGCGCAAGATCCCCGCCCGCCAGTGGAAGAAGACCGTCATCGACATCAACGATGACGAGTAG
- a CDS encoding acetyltransferase yields MPVKLRTAIPADGPALASIYLSAFHDNPVSITCFPATTQVCDFLAKSFAEEISEPRSQWLIITDPDYEDPDLPIACAKWVRPAGPNETNVEPPPPADVWPKEGNPEFANHFFGSIGRKHAEIMGETRHWYLELIICRTEHQGKGAASPLLRWGVERADEEGKLAFLEAVPLAKGIYEKYGFQSLYRLDFTTPSSGILSQDFMLRKGKAEEDYELVLKRFNASSS; encoded by the coding sequence ATGCCCGTCAAACTTCGCACCGCCATCCCAGCAGACGGCCCGGCCCTCGCATCCATCTACCTCTCCGCCTTCCATGACAACCCGGTTTCCATAACATGCTTCCCTGCAACCACGCAAGTCTGCGACTTCCTTGCCAAATCTTTTGCGGAAGAGATAAGCGAACCTCGATCTCAGTGGCTCATCATCACTGATCCAGACTACGAGGACCCTGACCTACCCATCGCTTGCGCAAAGTGGGTTCGCCCAGCAGGACCCAACGAGACAAACGTCGAGCCGCCGCCTCCAGCGGACGTCTGGCCGAAAGAAGGAAATCCAGAGTTTGCGAACCACTTCTTTGGCTCCATTGGCAGGAAGCACGCTGAGATTATGGGCGAAACCAGACACTGGTACCTTGAGCTTATCATTTGCCGGACAGAGCACCAGGGGAAAGGCGCAGCCAGTCCCCTTCTGAGATGGGGCGTCGAGAGGGCAGACGAGGAAGGAAAGTTGGCGTTTTTGGAGGCTGTGCCTCTAGCGAAGGGAATCTACGAAAAGTATGGATTTCAATCATTATATCGCCTGGACTTTACGACGCCCAGCTCGGGTATTTTGTCACAGGACTTTATGCTACGGAAAGGCAAGGCGGAAGAGGATTATGAGTTGGTGTTAAAGAGGTTCAATGCATCGTCATCATAG